Proteins encoded in a region of the Acidobacteriota bacterium genome:
- a CDS encoding ammonia-forming cytochrome c nitrite reductase subunit c552, producing the protein MSYRLSRIFQAATLLLVCLLAACNLSDYRRAAHDWAPRNRPIQVREDGYTSSQACQSCHPHNYSTWYGSFHRTMTQVADADTVAGPIEQPFSFLGKTYRLQRRGRDVWFQMDNAGSAGRPRRLRLAMITGSHHMQVYWYATGHSRKLGQVPFIYLVEEQQWIPRNATFLTPPKPEINSARPGAWNMACIKCHTTQGKTRSPEWGRSEVDLTDLSFDTRVAEFGIACEACHGPGEDHVLLNRNPLRRYGFHLNGAPDPSIVQPARLSHDLSSQVCGQCHGILEFYEKDDFQQWMDQGYPYRPGQVLSETKLVVRFQDREKPRQRQLARRKPTYWEEKFWSDGMVRVSGREYNGLIETPCFQRGELSCLSCHAMHKSPEDPRPLSLWAIDQLKPGMEGDQACLQCHESAGLDTPAHTRHAPTSSGSRCYNCHMPYTTYGILKAIRSHQIDTPTVQASLQTGRPNACNQCHLDKTLDWAASHLKEWYDVPKPKLSREERSVAASLLWLLRGDAGQRALMAWSLGWDSARRVSGTDWMPPFLGQLLEDPYDAVRFIAARSLRRSEPFADWNYEFFGPTQVREAAHQEVLERWRGLRHEANRPEVLIDAEGAVRRNLQERLLRQRDDRVVSLAE; encoded by the coding sequence TTGAGTTACCGGCTCAGCCGAATTTTCCAGGCCGCCACGTTGCTGTTGGTCTGCCTCCTGGCTGCCTGCAACCTCTCCGACTATCGTCGTGCGGCCCATGACTGGGCCCCGCGGAATCGGCCCATCCAGGTCCGGGAAGACGGTTACACCTCCTCTCAAGCCTGTCAGTCCTGCCACCCCCACAACTACAGCACCTGGTACGGTTCGTTTCATCGAACCATGACCCAGGTGGCTGACGCCGATACGGTGGCGGGACCCATTGAGCAGCCCTTCTCATTTCTGGGAAAAACCTATCGCCTGCAGCGGCGCGGCCGCGACGTGTGGTTCCAGATGGACAACGCCGGCTCGGCCGGCCGTCCCCGCCGTCTGCGGCTGGCCATGATCACCGGATCCCACCACATGCAGGTCTACTGGTACGCCACCGGGCACAGCCGCAAGTTGGGTCAGGTCCCCTTCATCTACCTGGTCGAGGAGCAGCAGTGGATTCCGCGCAACGCCACTTTCCTGACCCCGCCCAAGCCCGAGATTAATTCCGCTCGGCCCGGCGCCTGGAACATGGCCTGCATCAAGTGCCACACCACCCAGGGGAAAACGCGTTCACCCGAGTGGGGACGCTCCGAGGTGGACTTGACCGATTTGAGTTTCGATACCCGGGTAGCCGAGTTCGGCATCGCCTGCGAGGCCTGCCACGGACCCGGTGAGGATCACGTCCTGCTCAACCGCAATCCGCTGCGCCGCTACGGCTTTCACCTGAATGGGGCTCCGGACCCCTCCATCGTGCAACCGGCCCGCCTCTCTCACGACCTTTCCTCCCAGGTCTGCGGCCAGTGTCATGGAATCCTGGAATTTTACGAGAAAGACGACTTCCAACAATGGATGGACCAGGGCTATCCCTACCGGCCCGGCCAGGTGCTTTCTGAAACCAAGCTGGTGGTCCGGTTCCAGGACAGGGAGAAGCCGCGGCAGCGACAACTGGCAAGACGCAAGCCCACCTACTGGGAAGAGAAGTTCTGGTCGGACGGCATGGTTCGGGTTTCGGGAAGGGAGTACAACGGCCTGATCGAAACCCCCTGCTTTCAGCGGGGAGAGCTGTCCTGCCTTTCCTGTCACGCCATGCACAAGTCGCCGGAGGACCCCCGGCCCCTGAGCCTCTGGGCCATCGACCAGCTCAAGCCCGGCATGGAGGGCGACCAGGCCTGCCTGCAGTGTCACGAGTCGGCCGGCTTAGACACTCCGGCTCATACCCGGCATGCGCCGACCTCCAGCGGCAGCCGGTGCTACAACTGCCACATGCCCTACACCACCTACGGAATCCTCAAGGCCATCCGCAGCCACCAGATCGATACGCCCACGGTGCAGGCCAGTCTGCAAACCGGACGCCCCAACGCCTGCAATCAGTGTCACCTCGACAAGACCCTGGACTGGGCGGCTTCTCACCTGAAGGAGTGGTACGATGTCCCCAAGCCCAAGCTCTCCCGGGAGGAACGCTCGGTGGCGGCCTCGCTGTTGTGGCTGTTGCGCGGCGATGCCGGTCAGAGGGCTCTGATGGCCTGGAGTCTGGGATGGGATTCGGCCCGCCGGGTTTCGGGAACCGACTGGATGCCGCCTTTCCTGGGACAGCTCCTGGAGGACCCCTACGATGCCGTGCGCTTCATTGCCGCACGCTCCCTGAGGCGGTCGGAGCCCTTCGCCGACTGGAACTACGAATTCTTCGGCCCCACTCAGGTGAGGGAAGCGGCCCATCAAGAGGTCCTGGAACGCTGGCGGGGGCTTCGTCATGAGGCGAACAGACCGGAAGTCCTCATCGACGCCGAGGGCGCCGTGCGCCGGAATCTGCAGGAACGCTTGCTGCGACAGCGCGACGACCGGGTCGTCAGCCTGGCCGAATAA
- a CDS encoding carboxypeptidase-like regulatory domain-containing protein → MLSKSFKGFVLASLLAALSMSGSLHGQILNGNIIGNVTDPDGAVVVGAAVVLRSELTAVERTLTTQSDGNYLFSTIPPASYTVEVEMAGFNRYVNTGVVVGAGRTVRVDVQLEVGDVATEISVTAEAAVIVTETADVSSVRAGKYWTRNPSAQNTGVTFGQPTVSRAGGYFGYHGTREGAAHMSMDGAELDAYRQYLSSYAVDEVKVTHTVAPANFQTPVNIQIVSKRGTNDFHGRIEGMMRNNVLNANNPRNHTRPVGTGTWEAGFVLNGPAWIPKIYDGRNSSYWMLTYITFKNNAGDRQVSQLHPEAAWRTGDLSSFGSQITDPVTGMDFPGNIIPADRIHPIAVKLNTYLRDPIPGTNRVPGIWTYLAAGGRRINYRFDHKVTETFEVLTSYAEHSQQWDGAGGFNDRSVYDWAGPFHQSCCAKTFALGTTNTLSPTLVNEFRIGFYNCASCNVYRNYPRGGSPSETVAWAEARLKDLGLTGIEAPPSSEASSGPNFQISGFTPFNGWGTNLTRTYQWTVSDSLSWYKGKHSVQMGFEIRRPTDESNRVWSTNWGTQRFTGVFTGNPYADFLLGMPATMAKGNLRPIIVKQAHSIGLFITDTYRVLPNLTLSYGVRYDVSSPTTDELGLHYTYSPERNAIVVPDDFAMGFIDPLWVLDRNPVITADQAGLPKGLWRTDKDNVQPRFGLAWRPNFDDKLVIRAGYGMYTIMQRLTRLDFVETGGPFALSYTYNNVDNSSGRAQPNFTWPVGLPDAAALGAPPIPNLSFVNPDSVWPYTQQANISIESELGGQRARVSYIWSKETQMFYRRDINLPTPVAGVPWSDDRRLVRNYNSITETHNGGGATYHAFEAVIYPRNLFGFTGEIGMAWSKQMTDVVEVRFNSNRGNANENPHCRRCDRAESSAVSPFRTVNYVHWEVPYGRGQRFGSGISGIMNQILGGWELSTQTDLLSGQGVSTRFTGPDPSGLGKQGGRPDLVGTWKSWEKPDGNDDDWYNAGAFAVPGNNIGRFGNAGRNILRAPNVFSMALGLFKNFPIGENMNILFSSQINNPFNYASWGYSPNQPTFNINSPTATRLPGLRAGMRSARFNLAFEF, encoded by the coding sequence ATGCTAAGCAAGAGCTTCAAGGGTTTCGTTCTGGCTTCTCTGCTGGCTGCTCTTTCCATGAGCGGCAGTCTTCACGGACAGATCCTCAACGGCAACATCATCGGCAACGTGACCGACCCCGATGGCGCCGTGGTGGTGGGAGCCGCCGTCGTTCTCCGCTCCGAGCTGACCGCGGTCGAGCGGACCCTCACCACCCAGAGCGACGGGAACTACCTGTTCTCCACCATTCCTCCGGCCAGCTACACGGTCGAAGTCGAGATGGCGGGCTTCAACCGTTACGTGAATACCGGCGTGGTTGTGGGCGCGGGACGCACGGTCCGCGTGGACGTGCAGCTCGAGGTGGGGGACGTGGCCACCGAGATCAGCGTCACCGCCGAGGCGGCCGTGATCGTCACCGAGACCGCCGACGTGTCCTCGGTCCGGGCCGGCAAGTACTGGACCCGGAATCCCAGCGCCCAGAATACGGGGGTCACCTTCGGGCAGCCCACCGTCTCTCGGGCCGGCGGCTACTTCGGCTACCACGGTACCCGCGAAGGCGCGGCCCACATGTCCATGGACGGAGCGGAACTGGACGCCTATCGTCAATATCTGTCTTCCTACGCGGTGGATGAAGTCAAGGTCACCCACACGGTGGCCCCGGCCAACTTTCAGACGCCGGTCAACATCCAGATCGTGAGCAAGCGCGGCACCAACGATTTTCACGGGCGTATCGAGGGGATGATGAGGAACAATGTCCTGAACGCCAACAACCCGCGCAACCACACCCGCCCTGTGGGTACGGGAACATGGGAAGCCGGCTTTGTGCTCAACGGTCCGGCCTGGATCCCCAAGATCTATGACGGCCGCAACAGTTCCTACTGGATGCTCACCTATATCACCTTCAAGAACAATGCCGGCGACCGCCAGGTGAGTCAGTTGCACCCCGAGGCGGCCTGGCGCACCGGCGACCTGTCCTCTTTCGGCAGCCAGATCACCGACCCGGTGACCGGGATGGATTTTCCGGGAAACATCATTCCCGCCGATCGCATTCACCCCATCGCCGTCAAGCTCAACACCTATCTGCGGGATCCCATCCCCGGAACCAACCGGGTGCCGGGAATCTGGACCTACCTGGCCGCGGGGGGCCGCAGAATCAACTACCGCTTCGATCACAAGGTGACCGAGACCTTCGAGGTTCTGACCTCTTACGCCGAGCACTCTCAACAGTGGGATGGCGCCGGAGGCTTCAACGATCGCTCCGTGTACGACTGGGCCGGGCCCTTCCACCAGAGCTGCTGCGCCAAGACCTTCGCCCTGGGCACCACCAACACCCTCTCGCCCACCCTGGTCAACGAGTTCCGCATCGGCTTCTACAACTGCGCTTCCTGCAACGTCTACCGGAATTACCCGCGGGGAGGCAGTCCTTCGGAAACCGTCGCCTGGGCGGAAGCCAGGCTCAAGGACCTGGGTCTGACCGGCATCGAGGCGCCTCCCTCCAGTGAGGCCAGTTCGGGACCCAATTTCCAGATCAGCGGGTTCACTCCCTTCAACGGCTGGGGGACCAACCTCACCCGAACCTACCAGTGGACGGTGAGCGATTCGCTCTCCTGGTACAAGGGCAAGCACAGCGTCCAGATGGGGTTCGAGATCCGGCGCCCCACCGACGAGTCCAACAGGGTCTGGAGCACCAACTGGGGGACTCAACGGTTTACCGGCGTCTTTACCGGCAATCCCTACGCCGACTTTCTGCTGGGCATGCCCGCGACCATGGCCAAGGGCAACCTCCGGCCCATCATCGTGAAACAGGCTCATTCAATAGGATTGTTCATCACCGACACCTACAGAGTGCTGCCTAACCTGACCTTGTCCTACGGAGTGCGCTACGACGTGTCTTCGCCCACCACGGATGAGCTGGGGCTCCACTACACCTACAGTCCGGAACGAAACGCCATTGTGGTTCCGGACGATTTCGCCATGGGCTTCATCGATCCGCTGTGGGTGCTGGACCGCAATCCCGTCATCACCGCCGATCAGGCCGGGCTGCCCAAGGGCCTGTGGCGCACCGACAAGGACAACGTCCAGCCCCGATTCGGTCTGGCCTGGCGGCCCAACTTCGACGACAAGCTGGTCATCCGGGCAGGATACGGCATGTACACCATCATGCAGCGGCTGACCCGGCTGGATTTTGTCGAAACCGGAGGGCCCTTCGCCCTCTCCTACACCTACAACAACGTGGACAACAGCAGCGGCAGGGCTCAGCCCAACTTCACCTGGCCGGTGGGACTTCCGGATGCTGCGGCTCTGGGCGCCCCTCCCATCCCCAACCTCAGCTTCGTGAACCCTGACTCCGTCTGGCCCTACACCCAGCAGGCGAACATCAGCATCGAGAGTGAGTTAGGGGGGCAGCGGGCCCGGGTCTCTTACATCTGGAGCAAGGAGACCCAGATGTTCTACCGGAGGGACATCAACCTGCCCACGCCTGTGGCGGGGGTGCCCTGGAGCGACGACCGCCGCCTGGTTCGCAACTACAACTCCATCACCGAGACCCACAACGGGGGCGGGGCCACCTACCACGCCTTCGAGGCCGTCATCTATCCTCGCAACCTTTTCGGCTTCACCGGGGAGATCGGCATGGCCTGGTCCAAGCAGATGACCGACGTGGTGGAGGTGCGGTTCAACAGCAACCGCGGCAACGCCAACGAGAATCCCCACTGCCGCCGTTGCGACCGGGCCGAAAGCAGCGCCGTGTCTCCCTTCCGCACGGTGAACTACGTCCACTGGGAAGTCCCCTACGGGAGAGGCCAGCGGTTCGGCTCCGGGATTTCCGGAATCATGAACCAGATCCTGGGAGGCTGGGAATTGTCGACCCAGACCGACTTGCTCTCCGGCCAGGGCGTCAGCACTCGTTTCACCGGCCCCGACCCCTCCGGGCTGGGGAAACAGGGGGGCCGTCCCGATCTGGTGGGAACCTGGAAGAGCTGGGAGAAGCCGGACGGCAATGACGACGACTGGTACAACGCCGGCGCCTTCGCCGTACCCGGCAACAACATCGGACGCTTCGGCAACGCGGGAAGAAACATCCTGCGGGCCCCCAACGTGTTCTCGATGGCGCTGGGACTCTTCAAGAACTTCCCCATCGGGGAGAACATGAACATCCTCTTCTCCTCGCAGATCAACAACCCCTTCAACTACGCCAGTTGGGGATACTCTCCCAACCAACCGACCTTCAACATCAACTCCCCCACCGCCACCCGGCTGCCCGGGTTGCGAGCGGGCATGCGATCGGCGCGCTTCAACCTCGCATTCGAGTTTTGA
- a CDS encoding CRTAC1 family protein produces the protein MRLPKSALRRRLQLEPVVGRARRPGPLPIAAGAVLALLMALSAILQGLGTEPGGEEARSSHQKMLQALQALRDRVPDRDPVLGDFRARHLRAELEELEGGRKKAGFFPQVTRWRLHFDLGREELQLGNEQRSLEHSGAAFSLLPQVENLLRADLPIRLRFQLGVSHLRVGETQNCCLRANPDSCILPIREGGIHTEPEGSRQAIRFFTQVLERSASDSIAYLESRWLLNIAHMTLGTYPEGVPRAYLIPTKTFQSDAPFPRFRNIAADLGLDTFNLAGGACADDFNNDGYLDLVVSTWDPAEQMRFFVNKGDGSFADRTREAGLSGLLGGINLLQADYDNDGYVDLLVLRGGWLGDSDRHPNSLLRNNGDGTFTDVTFLAGLGEVHFPTQTASWADFDNDGDLDLYIGNESTRKGIFLPQPLGEVEDDRLPFPCQLFRNNGDGSFSDVARQAGVTNNRWTKGVVWADYDGDRYPDLYVSNFWEPNRLYRNNRDGTFTDVAGKLDVTGPMASFPAWFWDYDNDGIQDLYVSAYMTEVADLASASLGLSFDTELPRLYRGDGAGGFEEVSRKLHLDRPSAPMGSNFGDLDNDGYLDFYLGTGTPDYHDLMPNLMYRSLEGKRFADVSIAGGFAHLQKGHGVVFADFDHDGDQDIFEQMGGSYAGDKYADALYENPGFGNHWIAVQLVGTRSNRSAIGARIRLEVEEEGKARTIFKTVNSGGTFGANPLRQTIGLGRASKIARLEVFWPTSGETQVFQDVPVDRFIRIVEGEGRYRRLSLPKFDLGGRGKSKQQAGLPREQAAR, from the coding sequence GTGAGACTACCGAAGTCGGCCCTCAGACGGCGGTTGCAATTGGAACCGGTTGTCGGTCGGGCGCGGCGGCCCGGCCCTCTGCCGATTGCCGCCGGTGCGGTTTTGGCGCTGCTGATGGCTCTTTCGGCAATCCTTCAAGGTCTCGGGACTGAACCCGGTGGCGAGGAGGCCCGGTCCAGCCACCAGAAAATGCTGCAGGCGTTGCAGGCACTCAGGGATCGCGTTCCCGATCGCGACCCGGTGCTGGGTGACTTTAGGGCGCGCCACCTGCGGGCGGAACTTGAAGAGCTGGAGGGCGGCCGCAAAAAGGCCGGATTCTTTCCACAAGTGACGCGCTGGCGGCTCCATTTCGACTTGGGCCGAGAGGAACTGCAACTGGGCAACGAGCAACGCTCCCTGGAGCATTCCGGCGCCGCTTTCAGCCTGTTGCCTCAAGTCGAGAACCTGTTGCGGGCGGATCTGCCCATCCGGCTGCGCTTCCAGCTCGGGGTGTCTCACCTGCGGGTCGGAGAGACTCAGAACTGCTGCCTGCGGGCCAATCCCGACAGTTGCATCCTGCCCATCAGGGAAGGTGGCATCCATACCGAGCCGGAGGGGTCCCGGCAGGCCATCCGCTTTTTCACTCAGGTGCTGGAACGGTCGGCATCGGACTCCATTGCCTACCTGGAGTCCCGCTGGCTGCTGAACATTGCCCATATGACTCTGGGCACCTATCCCGAGGGCGTGCCCCGGGCCTATCTCATCCCGACCAAGACGTTCCAGTCCGATGCACCCTTCCCCAGGTTCCGCAACATCGCGGCCGATCTCGGGCTCGACACCTTCAATCTGGCTGGCGGCGCCTGCGCCGACGACTTCAACAACGACGGCTACCTGGACCTGGTCGTATCCACCTGGGACCCGGCCGAGCAGATGCGCTTCTTCGTCAACAAGGGGGACGGTTCCTTTGCGGACCGGACCCGGGAAGCCGGACTGAGCGGGCTGTTGGGGGGCATCAATCTGCTGCAGGCCGACTACGACAACGACGGGTACGTGGATCTGCTGGTCCTGCGCGGGGGATGGCTGGGGGACAGCGACCGGCATCCCAATTCGCTCCTCAGAAACAACGGCGACGGGACCTTTACCGACGTGACCTTTCTGGCGGGACTGGGAGAGGTGCACTTCCCGACCCAGACGGCCTCCTGGGCTGATTTCGACAACGACGGCGACCTGGATCTCTATATCGGCAATGAATCCACCCGCAAGGGTATTTTTTTGCCTCAGCCGCTGGGGGAGGTCGAAGACGACCGGCTGCCCTTCCCCTGCCAACTCTTCCGCAACAACGGCGACGGCTCCTTCTCGGACGTGGCCCGGCAGGCTGGTGTCACCAACAACCGCTGGACCAAGGGGGTGGTCTGGGCGGATTACGACGGCGACCGCTACCCCGACCTCTACGTCTCCAATTTCTGGGAGCCCAATCGACTCTACCGCAACAACCGGGACGGAACCTTCACCGACGTGGCCGGCAAGCTGGACGTCACCGGCCCCATGGCCAGCTTTCCGGCCTGGTTTTGGGACTACGACAACGACGGGATTCAGGATCTCTACGTCTCGGCCTACATGACGGAAGTGGCCGACCTGGCCTCCGCCAGTCTGGGCCTCTCCTTTGATACCGAGCTGCCCCGGCTCTATCGCGGCGACGGGGCCGGGGGGTTTGAAGAGGTGAGCCGGAAGCTGCACCTCGACCGCCCTTCCGCACCCATGGGGTCCAACTTCGGAGATCTGGACAACGACGGCTATCTCGATTTCTATCTGGGTACGGGCACCCCCGACTACCACGATCTGATGCCCAATCTGATGTACCGCAGTCTGGAAGGGAAGCGGTTCGCCGACGTTTCCATCGCCGGTGGATTTGCCCACCTTCAGAAAGGACACGGGGTAGTTTTCGCCGACTTCGACCACGACGGGGATCAGGACATCTTCGAGCAGATGGGCGGTTCCTACGCCGGCGACAAGTACGCCGACGCCCTCTATGAGAACCCGGGATTCGGCAACCACTGGATCGCCGTCCAACTCGTGGGCACGCGCTCCAACCGGTCCGCCATCGGCGCCCGCATACGTCTCGAGGTGGAGGAAGAGGGCAAGGCCCGAACCATCTTCAAGACCGTCAACAGCGGCGGCACCTTCGGCGCCAATCCCTTGCGCCAGACCATCGGATTGGGCCGGGCGTCGAAAATCGCGCGTCTGGAGGTTTTCTGGCCCACCAGCGGCGAAACTCAGGTTTTCCAGGATGTGCCCGTGGATCGGTTCATTCGCATCGTGGAGGGCGAAGGACGGTACCGCCGGCTCTCGCTGCCGAAATTTGACCTGGGCGGTAGGGGCAAGAGTAAGCAGCAGGCAGGCTTGCCGCGGGAGCAAGCGGCAAGATAG
- a CDS encoding CRTAC1 family protein: MDRLPNFTRGHRWRGTLAAVAAVVLALVWGGAELPAWPDPPSPFHDNRAAAGIDFRHQRGASDQKHLVETVGSGCALFDYDSDGWLDILLINGGLTPESTAAGPVRHALYRNLANGRFQDVTAKAGLEGNGAFGMGVAVGDYDNDGDRDVYITNFGPNGLYRNNGDGTFSDVTAKAGVDCSDWSTSAAFFDMDNDGDLDLYVTNYLETSFETNPLCELKNIRTYCYPGHYDGVGDRLYQNLGGGRFRDVSEASGILNPEGKGLGVVAADFDDDGWIDLYVANDTVRNFHYQNNRQGGFEDMTLLSGTGYNEEANAEAGMGTDAADYDGDGLMDIVVTNYDMETNALYRNHQDWLFTDERASSGVTRGDRFLLGFGTGFFDFDNDADQDLLVVNGHVLDNVEQVQFGFRYAQPDMLLENRQGIFQEHADFSRQAGLEPRVGRGSCFGDLDNDGDLDILVNNCGGLPHLLVNQVGSRKNWILLNLIGSRSNRDGVGTRIEVTTAAGRQIDQVMGGGGYLGASDLRAHFGLGAADRIQSLRIRWPGGTEEVYRDLEVNRILTIREGAGKVEVMRASRPAGTVEP; encoded by the coding sequence ATGGATCGGTTGCCGAATTTCACCCGTGGACACAGGTGGCGGGGCACGCTGGCTGCCGTCGCGGCGGTTGTCCTCGCTCTCGTGTGGGGAGGGGCTGAATTACCGGCCTGGCCCGACCCGCCATCTCCCTTTCACGACAACCGGGCCGCCGCCGGCATTGATTTCCGGCACCAGCGGGGCGCTTCCGACCAGAAGCACCTGGTGGAGACGGTCGGCTCGGGATGCGCCCTGTTCGACTACGACAGCGACGGGTGGTTGGATATTCTGCTGATCAACGGAGGCCTTACGCCCGAGTCCACCGCCGCCGGGCCGGTTCGCCACGCGCTCTATCGCAACCTGGCTAACGGTCGTTTCCAGGACGTGACCGCCAAGGCGGGGTTGGAGGGAAACGGCGCCTTTGGCATGGGCGTTGCCGTGGGCGACTACGACAACGACGGGGACCGCGACGTCTATATCACCAACTTCGGACCCAATGGGCTCTATCGCAACAACGGAGACGGGACCTTCAGCGACGTCACGGCCAAGGCCGGCGTCGATTGTTCCGACTGGAGCACCAGCGCCGCCTTCTTCGACATGGACAATGACGGCGACCTGGACCTCTACGTGACCAATTACCTGGAGACCAGCTTTGAGACCAATCCCCTCTGCGAGTTGAAGAACATCCGGACCTACTGTTATCCGGGCCACTACGACGGTGTCGGCGACAGGCTCTACCAAAACCTGGGCGGCGGCCGTTTCCGGGACGTGTCGGAAGCCAGCGGGATCCTCAACCCGGAGGGCAAGGGTCTGGGGGTGGTGGCGGCCGATTTCGACGATGACGGCTGGATTGACCTCTATGTCGCCAACGACACCGTCAGAAATTTCCACTACCAGAACAACCGGCAGGGCGGATTCGAAGATATGACCCTGCTTTCAGGCACCGGCTACAACGAGGAGGCCAACGCTGAAGCGGGAATGGGCACCGACGCGGCCGACTATGACGGGGATGGCCTGATGGATATCGTGGTGACCAATTACGACATGGAGACCAACGCCCTCTACCGCAACCACCAGGACTGGCTGTTCACCGATGAACGGGCCTCCTCCGGGGTCACCCGGGGAGATCGGTTCCTGCTGGGGTTCGGCACCGGTTTTTTCGATTTTGACAACGACGCGGATCAGGATCTTCTGGTGGTCAACGGGCACGTCCTCGACAACGTCGAGCAAGTCCAGTTCGGCTTTCGCTACGCTCAGCCCGACATGCTGCTGGAGAACCGGCAGGGCATATTCCAGGAACACGCGGACTTCTCCCGGCAGGCGGGACTGGAGCCGCGGGTCGGCCGCGGTTCCTGTTTCGGAGATCTGGACAACGACGGTGACCTGGATATCCTGGTCAACAACTGCGGAGGTCTGCCTCATCTCCTTGTGAACCAGGTGGGGAGCCGCAAGAACTGGATCCTGCTGAACCTGATCGGTTCCCGCAGCAATCGGGACGGCGTGGGAACCAGGATCGAGGTGACGACCGCCGCCGGCCGGCAGATCGACCAGGTGATGGGAGGCGGAGGGTATCTGGGAGCCAGTGACCTGCGGGCTCACTTCGGTCTGGGTGCCGCCGACCGGATCCAATCGCTGCGGATCCGTTGGCCCGGGGGAACCGAAGAGGTGTATCGGGATCTTGAGGTCAACCGCATTCTCACCATCAGGGAAGGAGCTGGGAAGGTAGAGGTCATGCGGGCATCACGGCCGGCCGGGACGGTCGAGCCATAG